The following coding sequences lie in one Megalobrama amblycephala isolate DHTTF-2021 unplaced genomic scaffold, ASM1881202v1 scaffold442, whole genome shotgun sequence genomic window:
- the LOC125261608 gene encoding uncharacterized protein LOC125261608 gives MSDHSNFEQVLNELDELVEHSKLNYELKTLEDFINKMPGEQEAAPSTSHQPVQKAPPSTSHQPVRWLKRDSDGNVVYDRPRSSRNQTATSHSYSRKTGAHTRMLDSSIEMTNYCPPDTVETFLEELNHSQGDDLDDQETAPAPPRASSDWSTRKSLLSERWEKERPCLVNTMVAQQNATTQICQQCGSSPAAVRCRDCRPQPFFCADCDVSIHRNHVFHNRDATIAGFFQPLPPTTCVVERALSQCVCIVPLEMPEKICSCSPGSLSVNPGKVVAVVTMNGRYDLSMPEMKCEACKATWSAGVDDLVRNDYWPATLHFSTVYATDVFCSYEELKMAAPGLSCQAFLRMLDQRTVRFGRTGKITADSFRKSFLEWEAVRFEVDKICREEHFVCPACTPDMLAVSVDGNRKHYRFKNAARSEEQALFDGIFIAKDDEVERFVDYIHSTTNHVSGRGVCGGEWSAARETSQRSSSKIDEEGLELAVCRHGVFLGALNMFRGEIYAYPLYLQNKLANKPISFFAMDVTCKYWPYLNKVAKSCPELQHLLSMKPFLSVFHAKAHDFKCEVKWSGAYQQGAGLTLGEEVEQCNAFLSRIAVTTKHMSKAGRTDMLTLMAMRWNQQKFKNLATSLACRY, from the exons ATGAGTGACCATTCCAATTTCGAACAGGTCCTTAATGAGCTTGATGAGCTTGTTGAACATtctaaattaaattatgaaCTCAAGACCTTGGAAGATTTCATCAATAAGATGCCGGGAGAACAGGAGGCAGCACCATCCACCAGCCATCAACCAGTCCAGAAGGCTCCACCATCCACCAGCCATCAACCTGTCAGGTGGCTGAAGAGAGACAGTGATGGAAATGTTGTCTATGACAGACCAAGATCATCCCGAAACCAAACAG CTACTAGTCACAGCTACAGTCGTAAGACTGGTGCTCATACTAGGATGTTGGACAGCAGCATTGAGATGACCAACTACTGTCCTCCTGACACTGTTG AGACTTTCCTTGAAGAGCTAAACCACTCACAGGGTGATGACTTGGATGATCAGGAAACGGCACCAGCACCACCACGAGCTTCCTCAGACTGGTCTACTCGAAAAAGTCTCCTCTCAGAGAGGTGGGAGAAAGAGAGACCCTGTCTGGTGAATACCATGGTGGCACAACAAAATGCGACAACTCAGATCTGCCAACAATGTGGCAGCAGTCCAGCTGCTGTCCGTTGTCGTGACTGCCGACCACAACCATTCTTCTGTGCTGATTGTGATGTTAGTATACACCGAAACCACGTGTTCCACAACAGGGATGCAACAATAGCTGGATTCTTTCAGCCATTGCCTCCAACAACCTGTGTCGTGGAGAGGGCTCTTTCCCAGTGTG TGTGTATTGTGCCGTTGGAGATGCCCGAGAAAATATGTAGTTGTTCTCCAGGATCGTTGAGTGTCAACCCAGGAAAAGTTGTTGCTGTGGTTACAATGAATG GACGATATGATCTCAGTATGCCTGAGATGAAATGCGAGGCATGCAAAGCCACTTGGAGCGCTGGAGTGGATGACCTGGTCCGAAATGACTACTGGCCTGCTACCCTTCACTTTTCCACGGTGTACGCTACAGATGTGTTTTGTTCATATGAAGAGTTGAAGATGGCAGCACCAGGACTGTCCTGCCAAGCATTTTTAAGAATGCTTGATCAACGAACTGTCCGATTTGGCCGT ACTGGGAAGATCACAGCAGACAGCTTCAGAAAAAGCTTTTTGGAGTGGGAGGCTGTTAGATTTGAGGTGGATAAGATCTGCAGGGAGGAGCATTTTGTCTGTCCTGCGTGCACCCCAGACATGCTTGCTGTTTCTGTGGATGGAAATCGCAAGCACTACCGCTTTAAGAATGCAGCAAG ATCTGAAGAACAAGCCTTATTTGATGGCATCTTCATTGCAAAAGATGATGAAGTAGAGAGATTTGTGGATTACATTCATTCTACCACCAACCAT GTCTCTGGAAGAGGTGTCTGTGGAGGGGAGTGGTCAGCTGCCAGGGAAACGTCTCAGAGATCCTCAAGTAAAATTGATGAGGAGGGACTTGAGCTTGCAGTCTGTCGACATGGAGTTTTTCTTGGCGCTCTCAACATGTTCAGGGGAGAAATCTATGCTTATCCCCTCTACCTGCAGAACAAGCTGGCAAATAAGCCAATAAGCTTTTTTGCCATGGATGTAACCTGCAAGTACTGGCCCTACCTCAACAAAGTGGCAAAAAGCTGCCCGGAGCTCCAGCACCTACTTAGCATGAAACCGTTTCTCTCAGTGTTTCATGCCAAAGCCCATGATTTTAAATGTGAG GTTAAATGGAGTGGAGCTTACCAGCAAGGGGCCGGATTGACACTTGGGGAGGAGGTTGAGCAGTGTAACGCCTTCCTCTCTAGGATTGCTGTGACCACGAAGCACATGTCCAAAGCAG gaCGTACAGACATGCTTACACTGATGGCCATGCGCTGGAATCAGCAAAAGTTTAAGAACTTGGCTACTTCACTTGCCTGCCGATATTAG